In Telopea speciosissima isolate NSW1024214 ecotype Mountain lineage chromosome 10, Tspe_v1, whole genome shotgun sequence, the DNA window ggttgtaacccttttagagtaaacaaacGGTATAGACGGTGttgatcaggtaggacacaagagttgttttcaggttcaatccaaccttatCGCTCAtccaaccaattacaacctactgcaataacgctccttggagatggtaccggcttacaccaagcacTGTTAGAGTATGAGGaacactcaaattcaacaaagacttgacctgtaggcatgatgcaaatctctcctgactgggacaacatatccaccacagattgtgaaataatgttgttacgtcgcctctcatcaacaactaatatggctgtgctcccattgggtagatgaactcgggtcttgaaaacgaagggaggtgggtctttcgaggcttggttggagcttccctccgccatagctctgataccaaaataatgtagttctagatagggtaaagccctactagaagccaattaaaccaggaccaataacaagaaacaaaggggctgctggttccgCAGTTTCAGTGAGGGAGagattgcagttttaggtcaaatctagggcttaggttaggataatggaaagGGGGCTTaggggtatggctaggcaggtttataggactctaataatgtaggtattatagagttttaagtgttttgaaaattctgtaaaactggacagcaagatctagggtttaatggagttagggtttatgggattcaaacaaaaaataaaggggatcaattgggggaaaggattagagggttagaagaagaaattgggtgtcaaacttactggagattccattGGCAACaccttgaacagatgtgaaggatagaaccaccttcgaattgatgaagatcctcccagccgtcacggcgtaaggagtcaaccggattccaccagtccctttccaccttgatagaaccacaaggatgcacactcaacagagcaacactcaacagagcagggcagcagctatggcagcaaacaaaaagcttttcattaatcaaattcgtgttcaaggctttgcccccttacaaccttatataaaagactcaaaaatagacttttacTCTAACAAGGAAAGCCCTAACCTAattcctaacctattaggtaacttaaactgactaggaaactaaaatagactcaaaatagagtcctaatgacttaaaaacaacttaaactacttaaaataaagaagattccttactagccaataggatataagaacctcttagccaataggatcatttcacttaaattagaccaattgaatcaattggatgcagccaatttaaaccggttcaattaaaaacataaaaatagactaaatattgggctaatcccgtatgcaatctTTGTGCCCctcttttaggcccataaaagtggcctattacatagaaaacccatgggatcaaaggcccaacatacatataacccaaccctagacttatttctaaagaaataagcccatttcggtgacgaATCTGCATCATACAATGATCAACATCTCTCTGCACAAAGTTTAAAAGATCATCATTGAAGTTTCTAGGAGATAGAATAAGCTCCTCGTCCCCATGAGGGACAGAGGCTATGTAATCTGCAGGCTGATTCATCTCCTGCCAAACATGTTTAAAGGTGACATAGGCTAATCCTTGCCCAAATGGGATATGGCATTTCTTAGATGCATAACTGACCACAGGCAGTGAACCTTGCCATGGATCCACCAGATTTAATGGCCAGTTTAGAGTCTGACCAAACTGAAATTTGTCTGAGCCCCTTGATCCAAGCACAATTGTAGTCCACAACAGATTGCAAGAAGCTCCATCGAGAGGATAGATTTCTCCTCCCTTGTCCCAATGAAAGCAACGATGCCAGAGCCATTATCGTACCTTCCTAAACCACTAGAGGGGGGCCTATCCTGATCAAAGGAGCTGTTGTAGTGAAGAGCATTAGAACCATCCACTGGATTAACCCATGAACAAGGTCTTAGAATCTGAGGAATCCACTACACTTTCACACCCATTTCtccaccaaaattttttttctggataGAGTGATGTAGGACAACACACAGAGAAGACAAGGCCAAAGCACTGTTCaggtgaacagtgtcacagcccacattttccttgtgtggagatttttttagaagattttgtgggcccatcaagtggagaaagattctatcctaatgctgccatagtttagtttctattttcagttttagaaagtatattaggtagtttctaattctagtttgtttctattttttgtttccttgcttgtttagaaggctgaactataaagcctagtagtttttaattttagttaccttctattttagttaggatttagtagtttctattttagattagttcttattttggaaagtttctattctattgtaagcttgcctaagctattaaaaGGCATCACATCTTAATGAAAGAACAGAATTTGAGAAAAGAATCCTCAAGCCAATTTAGCCATTGAGTATGGGAGTCCCTCCTTTGCTGCAACAGCTGatatagctgtgggtgagagatccaggctgagagagccattccacCTACCCCccattcttctattttctaccttctTCTCTTACCTTTACTCGATCTCCACTGCTGCTGTTAGCTTGTGACTCGAACAAACTACTGTGAAGATACCCTTTGAAGACCAGATTCAACTCCCAATCATCTTCAAGGATTGCTGCTGCTGATCACAACCATAGAAGGTCGAGTCACCCCTGCAGATCAGTTTTCTGCCCAAAATTCTCCAGCAACTTCGAGCCTACACTTCTCTACAACCTGAGCCTTGTTTCAGTAGGGCTTTGGATGGCTGAACCCTGTCAAGGAGAGCTACATTCGATCCCTGTTTGGAGTCCAAGTTACTGCTGGTTTGAAAGATCTCAacaaaccttctaattttgattcCAGTTCATATCTCAGCAATCAAGCATCATAATAGGCTGAAATTTGGAGCACAAGGCCCTCTCCTCATACCCCCACTCGGTCCAATCTGGATCCAAACTGCTGgctgatttggttttatttctttaaGTTACTAATTTTGATGCCCTGATGCAACCTATcgtcgatcctactgtagagtggttcttagctgaaccccttctacattataGAGTCCTTTTCATTAAGGGGATAGTGCGGCATTGGTCAGCACATCAGACTTAATGTCTCGAACTATCACTGGACTCAGCCTGGTCTTGTTCCTGAATAATTTGAAGTTTCGTTCTTTCCAAATGTGAGAGGCAACAGAGCAAAACACTAGTTTACATATTAAGCCATGCACTGTCCAAATAGCCTCCTCTATAATGTTAGTCTCTTGCCTCTGCAAGGGAGAACAAAGCTGGAGAATATCTCCCCAAATCTGGAGAAGTGAAACTGCACTCAAAGAAGAAGTGGTTCCTGCTCTTCAGATCAGCCCAGCCGAAACAACAAAAAAGGGCGACTTGAATACTCCTCTTGAGCAGTTGGTCAACAGTTGGCATATCATCCACTATGCATCTCCACATGGTGAAGGATTGCCAAAGGTTGTTGTTGGGAATTTAGTTTACTGCTGCCCAAGCAACTTTTGGAGTTGGACGACGGACTAATTCCCAAGCTGATTTAGTAGTGAAGAATCCAGAGGCAGTGGCTTTCCAAATGACATGATCTGGCTTAGAGGAGTGAAGACAATTGATGCTTTGCAACCCTCCTCACATCTCGAGAAGATCGGATGAGACCGAAGGTTCAAGATGCCACTCTCCTTCCTTGATAATCCATTGCATCAATGCCGAACTGTTGAAGGCAGCATCATAGTGAGTCTGATCCCTAAATCTATTGAGAAGAACTCTAACAGGTTGCCAATCCCTGAATGTAGGAGTTCTCCTTTTGccccattcttttctttttcctctccccCTAATTCTAAGAAAAGAGTATTCATTTGTCATTGTCATCAACACTACTTCGAAGCAGACAGAGATTGAACATTTGATCAATTAGGCTTAACTAGACTCAATTTTATGTCCTCGATGGGTTCTATGGATCATGGGctaagtatttttgggtttCCCCCCTCTAAAAGGCTAATTCTATAAGCCCTAGTATGAAGGGACGGAGGCATGCATGAGATTAGGTGTTACCTTCTCATTTCAATCTTCTGTTGTCTAGAAGGTTTTAGGTTTGATTGAGTCcatattgagtttctatttcaggttgtttctatttttctaaatAGCTGTTGAATATGGTTCTAGAATCTTCGGATGCTctagaaagtttctattttcagatttCTTGGTTATCAAGTCTAGGAATTTttaattcaccaaaaaaacaagTCTAGGAATTTTAGGAAAGTTATGGAGTTTAGGCATtgctaaaaatagaaggtttaggGGTTAGTTAGTCTATAAATAAGTGCTCTTCTGCCAGCTACCAGAAACTCTAGTTTCCTCTAAAAATCCATccacaaaaccctagttccTGATCTGTTTTCTCACCCTACCAGAAACCACCTTGTTCTGTCAAAAACTCTGATCGCACCCTTAAAATCTCAGAGGATTTCTGATTTCTGAGATATTTTGGAGTGTGATTAAACTTATTTAGAGGGCCACTTCACCCTCATTTGGAGGCCAACAGATCAGCCTATTGAGAAATATCAATTTTCTCCTAAAGCTGCTCTGTGCTAGCTCTGGAtctctttccctattttttccttaattccttagtttagggttagggtttttggtcCGCCCCCATACTTACTGCAGAAGTATAAATTAGCAGTTGAATGGATGGTGTGACTTGTGGAATCTTAGTTCACTGTATTATTGAAATGTTGTTTGTATCGTCAGTTTTTACCAGTCCCTTTGGTGCGATAATGATTACCTGATGTTTCTTTGTTTTGGAGATATGATCTTGTAATGTGTTAGAAACTGTTCATCTTTGTGGTCTGGAGGTGTTTCATTTCCTCGTCGGAACTacaaaaaaatcagcaaaacagGTATGGTTGATTGatgtagtttttatttcatcttcTATTACCTTTGTTTTCCAGCGAAGTTTGGGTGGTTAAACTCCATGAAGTAACGAATATTCAGAAGtatagaataaataaaataaatattagtttcacatataataaaataaatattagttttacatattttctctctttttcttatatTATTGCTTATAAAGAAGGCAGGGACTTATTAGCAGCTGTAGCAAGATTTAATTACCAATCATAAGTAACTCCTCTTTTAAAGTTGTGATCCTTCAGTTGACCCCTGTTAGCTTTCCATGGAGTTGTACTTTAGCCTCCATTTAATATATTATCATATGGAGCAATCATGGGAAAGGGACGACAAGAGTGCCACTGTAGATTTCATTGTGAATGCATGGGAAGAAAGAAACCTCAGATTATTTTATCTGTAACTTACCTAACTCTTTTGCAATTTTGTAATAGGACTTTAAGAAAGTCAGTGATCTCAGCCAAATTAATGTTATGGTTTCAGTTGGGAAGATaaggatttttttccccttcgTCGAcaacttctatttcttttttattgctatcatttaatttattggtggtcatcatcatcataatcttCAATGGATTGCCTGTGAAGACATGGTCACTCCTTAGGGAATTATAGACATGGAATTGGTTGCCTATGAACTTTGTAGTATATCTGAAAATTTGCCCACCACttaatcttttcatttttaacTTATGAGCTCATAATATTTGAACCCATGGTTGCAGGATAGAATGGAGACTTTTCAACAACGCCCTTTTTCAATTAAACTTTGGCCCCCTAGCCTGAGTACACGGCTTATGCTTGTGGAAAGAATGGCTACGAACCTTTCCACTCCATCCCTTTTCTCCAGAAAGTATGGTCTTTTGAGCAAAGATGAAGCTGAGGAGAATGCCAGACAAATAGAAGAAGTGGCTTTTGGTACTGCAAACCAACAACATGAGAAGGAGCCAGATGGTGATGGAAGTTCTGCGGTGCAAATTTATGCCAAAGAATCTAGCAAACTTATGTTGGAGATTCTTAAAACAGGCCCTCAAAAAAAGGATGCAGGACTCACAGAAACTGACGAAGTTCTGCCATCTCATGAAACTGTTTTTGACATCTCTGGAGGCCGTCGAGCCTTTATTGATGAACAGGAGACTGAGAAGCTTCTAAGGCCTTTAAAAGAGCAGGGGAACTCATACATGAAGATATGTTTCAGCAATAGAAGCTTTGGCATTGGTGCAGCACGCATTGCAGAGCCTATCCTGGTATCCCTCAAGGATCGGTTAACAGAAGTAGACCTATCAGATTTTATTGCAGGAAGACCAGAAGTAGAAGCTCTTGAAGTGatgaatatcttttcatcaGCCTTAGCAGGCTGTGTTTTGAAATCTCTCAACCTCTCGAACAATGCCTTAGGTGAGAAGGGTGTCAGGGCATTTGCAGCACTCCTGAAATCTCAGAGTAGCTTGGAGCACCTATATTTGATGAATGATGGAATCTCTGAGGAAGCTGCACGTGCAGTATGTGAGCTAATTCCTTCCACAGAGAGGCTTAGGGTCCTTCACTTTCATAATAATATGACAGGAGATGAGGGTGCCATTGCTATTTCTGAGGTTGTGAAGCGATCCCCTGCATTGGAGGATTTCAGATGCTCCTCTACAAGGGTAGGTTCTGGAGGAGGGATTGCCCTTGCAGAGGCACTTGGAACATGTACTCATCTGAAGAAGCTTGATCTACGGGACAATATGTTTGGTGTAGATGCGGGAGTTTCTTTGAGCAAAGCTCTTTCAGGGCATGCAGGTCTCACAGAGGTTTACCTGAGCTACCTGAACCTGGAAGATGAAGGAGCTACAGCTCTTGCTAATGCTTTTAAAGAATCTGCTCCGTCACTTGAAGTTTTGGAAATGGCTGGAAATGACATCACTGCTGATGCTGCTCCTGCTATAGCTGCCTGTGTTGGAGCAAAGCAGTTCCTTACCAAACTCAACTTAGCTGAGAATGAACTTAAGGATGAGGGTGCTATTATGATTGCCAAGGCATTGGAAGAGGGCCATAGCCGGCTAGGGGAAGTTGATTTCAGCACTAACTTAATAAGAAGGGTTGGTGCCAGGCTTTTAGCACAGACTGTGGTGGAAAAGCCTGAGTTCAAGTTGCTGAACATCAATGCCAATTTCATTTCTGATGAAGGTATTGATGAGTTAAAGGAGATCTTTAAAAAATCCCCTGAAGTGCTTGGGCCCTTGGATGAGAACGACCCTGAAGGGGAAGAGGATGCAGATGAATCCAAAGAGGAAGGTGATGAAAATGATGATGAATTGGAATCAAAGCTtaagaatcttgaagtgaaccAAGAGGAGTAGGAGGCTGGAGATTTCAGGTATGGTTTCTTGGTTTCTACTTCATTCTCAATTCGTGGAAAGCTAAAAactcttgttttttgttttattggcAGAACTTTCGCTGACCAGCTTGTGTGTCCTACTCACTCATAACATTACTAGTTGCAGCAATTAAGTAGAAGTGTTACTGTTATTGTATTTGTAGCTTTGCTTTGATTACTGGACCAACCATTATTTATCCAGAGCTTGTGTTAGCTGTTAATGGTTTTAACAGTACCCAGATAGATTATGATCTTGTTATTTCTTACTTAAGTTGACATGTCATAGTTATGCTAGGGCTTCATTTGTGTTTCTTAGTATTCAAAATATGGAAGAATACATCGAACAAAGTTGGTTATTAAAATCTTTTCATTTCAAGTTGTCTAATTATTACCTTCTCTGATTATCTTTGACAAATTGTGGGGAGCGTTAATGTCCAATTATACTCCAGAAAAGGATAATGACACAGGTCTTCTGGTGAAAATTAGTGGATAAGCAAAACGAAAATGAAATTCTGCAGAGGGAAGCTGTGAAAGCTTCATTGGCACCAAATCTTGTGGACAATTGTACATCATAGCATATTTGTAGGTTTTCGTGCCAGCAGCCCATCACAGATCACTGCATGGCTGTATAAAGTTTTGATAAGTGTTTGAGAAGTTTAACCTTTTCGTTGGATGGTTTATAAATTATAAGTTTGAGGGAAAAGTCCCCCAACCACCAAGGTCCTGTTTGTTTGATGGAGAAAGGtggaaaaggtaaaaaaaagtGGGAAACTTGTAGTTGTTTCCCACAAATTACCACAAATGTGACTATTTGGTTTAGATGAGTGGGAAACTTTCCAACAACTTCATTAATGCATTTATTCTTGTCTGGTGAGGTAGCACCTCTTTTTTCCCTATCCTACtcactttcaagtttcaaagtCCTATTAAATtcgtacccaaaaaaaaaaaaatcctattaaATTGGTAGGACTCTGATACTATTCATGGAAAAGTTAATTttgaatctctctcttcttcccgtTTTCTCTTTCCCATGGAATTGCATCCCAtcttcattttctctctctctctcccaccaaaTCCCACCTAATTACAAAGTGCATATTCTattatttcctttccttgttAACCCAATCCATAACATGTGAGATCCATCCTCCAAACATAATTCAAATGAtttgagccaaaaaaaaaagatgagctTTAGagttaaaacagaaaatttgaCTTGTGGTCAATCCAATAAAGTTATGAGGGACACTTATCTATCCGGGAGTTAATAGTGGCCAGTGTACTCTGCTAGCCTTGATGGATCAAATCTCATAGATGATCGGGAAGGCCTCGGGTGACTGTCAAAAGGTATTTTCCTCATTTATAACATGAAAATAAATGACATTTTTCTTCAAAGCGATTTATCTATCTTAATGGAGTCATAACCTCATGGCATCATAAGCATTTAATGCCTACTCtactttatttctcttttctgattttttatttttaacggctagttttcccTTCCTTTATATCTTAATGCAGTCAAAGGTTGGCGATCTCTATCTTTCataggagaagagagagagacacatagggtgctagcatataGAATACCTCTAATATACCTATCCGTCTCCCTATACTTATATTGTAAAGTATagtgaaaagaagagaagaatttgATTCTAATGATAGTTGTGGTGAGTCTTGTCTTGGGTGAATTAGTCCCATTTgagtttgatgtattttttgTGGTGAATTTACACTTGGGTTGAGTGAGTTCCCAATAGAATTCTTCTATATTTGTCAATTTATTTTTGAGCTGCATCATATCTACCCTGACTACTATTTGCATGAGCATATTAAAAGAGATTATCCAACACAGTAGCATTCTGCCACTTTGCATCCTCTCACAATTGCTATGCTATAGCTTCTGGGTAATCAACCAGAGTATCTTTGATCTGTGGCAATAGCATCTTATTATTATCACACTAGTAGAGAGCAGGTTCATAACATGCTCAAGAGCTTGTATTTCAGATAGGAGAACAGATTTCTGAAGATTAGCTTTGTGATGTTAAATAAAGAAGACTTAGAAGACATTTATTTCCTAATCTTTTTCAGCTTTCAGGTCATGAAGCTAGTATCTCAAAAGATAAGGCTTTGAAATTTTCCGACAAGCTAAATTCATAATCTGGTTCATTGATCTGTAtttgtttggaaaaataaatcaaacatGCTACCTCAAATCCGTAAAATGACTCGAGATAGGAACTCCATGATTCCTTCGATTGtgaaataaattttttgagaaaaagaacACTGCCTGGATGAATAGAGCCTGTGTCCTGACACATGAGCATGGGAAATTACTGTcccatcccaataaaataaaaaatatcatccGTGTTGATGTGAAAGAAAAAGCAAAGGAAGGTGATTGGAAGAAGGCTAAAAGAAAGGTTTTGGACTTGAGCAACTCCATCTAGCGATTAATTACTTATCCCTAACTGTACTCATATTTGATGACTTGCCTAAGGCAATATTCTAAACTCAATGATGCTGAGCCTTCCTTCCCTACCAACCTTACCATCAATTTCCAATTCCTTTAAACCACTTGCCTCCAACAAATTAAATTTCCCTCgcatcaaccaaaaaaaagagaaattgctAATTTTGAGTACATTTAAAAAACTGATTCATGAATCCTGATGTATAGAATATAAATACCCATATGTATTGTTCCACTTGATCCAAATTAAGGATTAGAATACATAAATGATATTAAAATGAACCTACAGAATGCATTAGCATACATAAAtgacattaaaataaaaaaaaattcctaacacTGTTCAAGTGCAATAAATTAGCGGTGACACCAATGGGGACACAGGGTGAAGTATCATACAAAAAGAATATGTGGGCCATtccaaaaggggaaagagagagagatccagatcctctccaatgagggtattgcccaatgagcatccaacgTTTGGACTGCCTGGGTGTGCTGACTAGACATGCATCAGGATGTATGTTAGGCAACCCAGCTGTTGGATGCCTGATGGATACTTACAGGTGATCTCCTCATTGGTGAGGATCCCAATCTAAGAAAAAATAGACACAATGGGGGTTAGCATGTGATGcggttagggatgtaaacgaatcggattcggctcggatagtgctatatccgcatctgattagctttcggacggattcagatatcagatagtgctaaacggatacggagcagatattttatctgtttacatgtaaatatagcttttcggataactatagcctatATGTAAccgcatccgtttagttttcggacagattcggatagtgctaaacagatacaaaTACGGAGATGGAAATGGATTTCGACTATTTATTTACATCCGTAGATGCGATACACCCATGGTATCAAACATGAGAGGTAGATAGAGAAGTGGATGTGTATGGCGGTGTGCCCACTGCTCGACAAAGaataaaggagaaagttttGGAATGGGCCAAGAAAATAAACTTTTCCTCAATGAAACCAGCAGACTCACCGCGTTTTCAAAGAAAATTCCACTTTCCAAACATTAGAAACCAGAACACAAGTTGACTGAAGTTGACTTCCTACCGTAGCTAAAGAGTGACAACCAAAAACCATTGTTGGGAGACGAAGCATTTTGCAGAAGCGCGCCATTCATTCCCCGTCTCTACTCTATAGGAGAGGTTCCCAATGGTCCAGAAGAGAAACCGAGAAGCTGCCGTAACCTCCTCACCGTCTTCCATCCCTCGATGGAATCACGATGTCTTTTTGAGTTTCAGTCAAGATACAGGGAACAAAGTCATCATCGATGGCCTCTACAATGCTTTGTTTCAAAAAGGGATTCGGACTTTCAGAGAAGACGACGAATACAAGCGAGGAGAGAAACCAATTGAAGAATCGAGGGTCGCCATAGTTATTTTCTCAATAAAATACGTGTTTTCGATGTGGTGTCTCGATGAACTGGTGAAGACACTTGAATGCAGAAGCGGGACTGGTCTAACGGTTTTCCCTGTTTTCTGGGATGTCGATCCGTCTCATGTACGGAAACAGACCGGTAGTTTGGAGGAAGCGTTTACCAGACATGGGGAACCTTtcgaaaaggaaaaagagaaggtgGATAGGTGGAGGGCAAGTCTTACTAAAGTGGCTAATCTTTCTGGTTGGGATCTGCGAAACGTTGCCAATGGGTAATTCTTGTTGAACCCCCTCATTTATATTTTAACAAGAACACACACCCGCACAAACAGCCTCAagactctgtctctctctctctctctgctattgctcataatcttattattACTCTTGATTATTCgatttttttactttctcttCCAATGGATTATTCTAAACCTAATATCTTGGATGGGTCATTTGAACAAAAGGAATACTAGcagaaaaaggggggagggggggaggggaggagagaatTGGAGCTTACATaattcttttttgaaaatttgagtAAAGGTTCTTGGTCTTTTCATAGATACACAACAGATGTATGTAGCATTGAGCTAATGCTTTTGTGCTTGACTCTTGAGCATGAATTTATGATTCTCTTGTTCAACATTATATAAGGTCATATTTTACTAAAAACAAACTTAATTATTGAAGAAAAAGATTTCCAGACAATTTGAAAAGCTACTCCCACATGAACaactttttcttaaaaaaattctGCCACTTGGACTGATGATCTTTTATTAGTGCATAGGCTGGAATCCTTTGACAGTCAAATGGAAGTTTAGTGGtccaatttcttttattttccctaTAATCAATCTTTAAACAGCAGTCCCAAaccaaattattttttaagaat includes these proteins:
- the LOC122641401 gene encoding RAN GTPase-activating protein 2-like; the encoded protein is METFQQRPFSIKLWPPSLSTRLMLVERMATNLSTPSLFSRKYGLLSKDEAEENARQIEEVAFGTANQQHEKEPDGDGSSAVQIYAKESSKLMLEILKTGPQKKDAGLTETDEVLPSHETVFDISGGRRAFIDEQETEKLLRPLKEQGNSYMKICFSNRSFGIGAARIAEPILVSLKDRLTEVDLSDFIAGRPEVEALEVMNIFSSALAGCVLKSLNLSNNALGEKGVRAFAALLKSQSSLEHLYLMNDGISEEAARAVCELIPSTERLRVLHFHNNMTGDEGAIAISEVVKRSPALEDFRCSSTRVGSGGGIALAEALGTCTHLKKLDLRDNMFGVDAGVSLSKALSGHAGLTEVYLSYLNLEDEGATALANAFKESAPSLEVLEMAGNDITADAAPAIAACVGAKQFLTKLNLAENELKDEGAIMIAKALEEGHSRLGEVDFSTNLIRRVGARLLAQTVVEKPEFKLLNINANFISDEGIDELKEIFKKSPEVLGPLDENDPEGEEDADESKEEGDENDDELESKLKNLEVNQEE